In Dreissena polymorpha isolate Duluth1 chromosome 11, UMN_Dpol_1.0, whole genome shotgun sequence, the genomic window tcatcgtacctttctgttggtgcattggtttttagagccttgcattttcttttaatttataaaggacatgatatttcatatgtaatatcataacctgaggatcaaactgtgttatagagtcttttgtcaaataaccctgaaaaaaggttaaacaagaagattactcatattttaatttattaatgtgtcatataatgaaaaaaagcattctctttgctccaatatattgttttgtatgaaaagttgtttttcagtgtcttaatgtgattgtatatttatgatgcataaaacatgaatacttttcactgtcaaactatcgttcttgcaattttattttcagaaatagtattttttgtgaacacttaatctagtgaatatatatgcttttcttattgcaaacaactgttgttgtttttatgccccccttcgaagaagagggggtatattgctttgctcatgtcggtcggtctgtcggtccgtccaccaggtggttgtcagacgataactcaagaacgcttgggcctaggatcatgaaacttcataggtagattgatcatgactcgcagatgacccttattgattttgaggtcacttggtcaaaggtgaaggtcacagcgaccagaaatagtaaaatggtttttgaatgataactcaagaacgcatacgcctaggatcatgaaacttcatgggtagattgatcatgacttgcagatgaccctaattgatttttaggtcactaggtcaaaggtccaggtcacggtgacccgaaatagtaaaatggtttccggatgataactcaagaacgcatacgcctaggatcatgaaacttcatgggtagattgatcatgactcgcagatgacccctattgattttgaggtcactaggtcaaaggtcaaggtcacagtgattcaaaatagtaaaatggttttcggatgataactcaagaacgcatacacctaggatcatgaaacttcataggtagattgatcatgacttgcagatgacccctattgattttgaggtcacaaggtcaaaggtcaaggtcacagtgacccgaaatagtaaaatgattttcagatgataactcaagaatgcttttgcctaggatcatgacacttcataggtacattgatcgtgacccgcagatgacccctattgattttcaggtcactattttaacacaagtatgaatgacttttactttatttccagactgccaaatgtttggtcattaaaaagcatcccacaatgttgcgacaggcctatgattcagtttatcgagactagtcgtgagaagcagacttctgattcctggagtgcggcaaacatatctgtgcgactcgatcactccactgtaaagacccgcacggcattaaaatggatattatcaatatgtgttgttgctcgaaaatatgtttgtgtagcaggaagtgctttgggctcgattaatctgagaactcaacaaaatattaataaaatccttctgtgccttttagttctgaaaacagaagtagccagttggtattacacatctcctaaacaagtacagcacgaTAAAACTTATaaacctagatatttatttatgtagtggtgtatttttcaatgagtgccttatgattccaaaaacatattgacttaaaataaataatcccgatggcgtaaatgacttatcatttcatgttcatgaaccggctttaaaatactttgtagacttatctgctaggcggtgaggacttttagaccacctgataaacttcaactttatttgccctagttcagtaaccgactaaacATATGCTAACAttatactgatgactgatgagtctgttgtgtcttatattctcattgctacttaaaatatttagtctatttcaacgtttagactaataataagcaaattcgttaaattgatatccccgccaaataaattttgattattgatgggtgcagaactaacagaaaagtttatttgaagggttgtacccttatctcacttattttatagtaacaacataaaaaaacaattggcaataactcttatttaagaaagtgtagggttatagattttgtgcatgacacctctcctcattgatatcttaacgtccattaaatttcatctttaaatcgtgtatagtatctgtgatatagtcctgtaaagtaacatcagacatgtacatatgtactagggttatgtttcttgtgcatggcacttattctcattgacaattatacacccatgaaatttcatgttgaaatcttgtatttatagtttctgagataaagccctgaaaagttacatcatacaaaaacaacaaagggcaataactcttatttaagaaagtgaagggttgtggttcttatgcatggttctataaatgagatatagccctgaaaagttacatcataaaataacaataacaagaaagggcaataaccgttatgtaagaaagtatacggttatggttctcgtgcattgataattatacacccatgaagtttcatgttaaaatcttgtatagtatctgagatatagccctagttacatcatagaaaaacaacatagcgcaataactcttatttcagaaagcgacgggttatggttcttgtacatggcacctctcctcagctatatttatacacccataaagtttcatgttgaatacttatattgagtttctgagatagagCACTGacaagtttgtgagtgactgcactgacagacagaccaacggtacgtttaagtatatttagcgtacccggggtacattaaagtatacttaagagtacacggggtactttaaagcattacccgagctgAAGCGACAATTGCCAATCaagcttattgacatattaaataaatgatgatagtggtaactatgattgtatgaaatataataaaatagttttcctgaattgagtgtacatgtgaattagctaaaataatgataaaaacaccgattgggattatatatttctggaactgaatttggttcataataagtttttaacttttttaagctaaaataatatatatatattatataatctgaaaatattttcttcaatCAATGTGatatctttgtattaaataagtgcaacactcatgactgtaaattaggcattactatatttctttacaacgtaatgcatgtacatcatcgatatatataacatttaaaacgaaaatcgttttaaaattcaaatgtttgcattgtgttagaactactgtttcgatatctttgttgtgaataATGTGTtaaggttcaacgtccgaaaaaagatgtccgaaaataactgcaagctgtaaaaacgcgaaattaagttgaattgaaacaacaatgcgttaaatattatttttcatcaatctgacatttttcacggcgactgatcggagcaatatcacggAGGTACTGTGaaatcgtcagatctcacgatctgacaatattgacgctacaccggtctatttcgtttccgtagagatagctaatgtcgtccgtttgtaagctcaaatttgattggccgACGGGTTCAATggtttattctaaaaataaatgctgctcgagcagcatattgctgctcgagcaggaattttgctgctcgagcagcatttaaatgctgctcgaccagtaaattgctgctcgagcagcaatatgctgctcgagcagcatttaaatgctgctcgagcagcatttttttctgctcgagcagaagttaaagtttcgacccctttggtgcgccatacctACTAGTACTAAAGGAACGATGGACAGTAGTGCGAGTACCCTCACTAGTACTAATCCAAAAGGCTCGTTGCAACTTAGTACCGACAAACTTGGTGTTTATCAAACAAAAGAAGATAACGCTGGTAAGATGCTTTTTGTGATAATGCAGTCTTTTATTAAGATTTTCTCGACTGTACAATCAGTTATATTCACCAGAACTCTGAAGAAGGTGTAGCgacatgtttaattaatgtttatttattattagcaAGTTCCGGAAGAAAACGAGGTGTGGCAAATATggttttacatttattaataaaacactTCTAGTCTGACAAGTTTAAAATTCACACTTTATATGTAACATTATGTTACCTCAATATAGCATATATGTATAACCTTTGTAATCGATAATTATGTTCCTTTTACGGTTTTACCCGATTTATTCAAGACATGTAACCATAGACTGAGCACGTCATAAAATCATTATGTTCtgaatatacattatatgcatttattaaataatatttgctttattcttttgatttgtaattttaaattaaaaaaagttttttaattaatttgcgcaaatatattgtttatatgtcCACATATTAAATGATAATAACATCTCACACTGAAATAAATCGCatgttcttttatttaatgcttttaaacGACCAATTTGTGAAATGCTTGGAATTTGATTTTAAGCGTCATAGCATATCGTGTATATTGACGTCATAAATCTGGAAATGGGACGATTTCGTTTTtcaaaactatattttttaaCCACTTTCTTTTCACTTTAACTAGTCTTTCCCGCTTACTTAGGGCAGCTCAATATTGTGTCGTTACTCGTTGCGTAACTAAATATACGTTTATTTACAGGTCTCCTGGGTCCCATTATCGGCGGGACATGTGCTATACTTGTGATTACAATTGCCGTCATCGGTATCGTTGTTGTCATTAGGTACGTTACCATTCTTGCTCTATTTTTAAAAGTTCTAATTTTAGACTAACTTAATAGTTATTTCATCCGTTACTTCCGATCTGCTAGTTTTTGGCAAACCTGCTTACAATCACAGTATTTAGTACGGTAACTTCAAGGCGTATTTAATTGTTGCCAATTCGGATTAGTGGTTATTTCACCATGTCATTTATCGCCATAAcgtgtattgtttttaaatgcaaaatgGAGAAAAGCATATCCATTGAAAATACGAACTTCATTATTTCCCATACATATGTAATTTGACAGAGCATTGTATGAGGCGGTCAGTTTTTAAGTGCGTTACGTAATGCATGTTATTTGTATCCCGCAGATTaatatttcatgtatatatatattttttattatcaactattttcttttaaaaatggtctttaaatataTAAGGCACAGATAAATCATGGATAAGAGGGGTTCTATTGTTTACTGTATTATTTCAAGACTGTTTCTTTTTTGGGCATTTTGCCATCGTGGGTACCCACATTTCATCGGGGTGAATATCAAAACGTGCTTTGCGGCCGCTTAGTTTTTTAAATCGAGTTTAGgtcgattattattatttatgattacaGAAAAAATCGGTAGGTAAATGTAAACTAGCGTTAGAAATTACGGTATTTTATGTTTAACTAACATTCTTACTTCTCTAACAGTTTAACAAGAAACTGGCTATTATAAATATAGCAAGATTCTAGTTTGATATTAAAACTTATTTCTGCTTTGATATTGAAGGCGTAGAAAACGAGATAGCCCCACACCAGCGCCAAAAGATGAAGATATAATTACAGAAAATCCTATCTATGATACGGATGATACACGACATAATGGAACAATCACTCAGAACGATGATACCAATGATGCTGCCGCACACTACAGTACTATAAGTTCGTCAGATGAAACCGTTGATGTACATGGCGGGTCTCACACAAAAAGAGAACACACGCAACAAGATTATTACTCAAAAGTAGATAAATCATCAAAACAGTGCAAGGGTAACACAAGAAGGAACACACCACATAATATAGAGTACACTGATGAATACGATAGCACCGATGTTAAAAGGGAAGTTACGCCGTTCAATGAGTACAACCATCTCTCGACTGTACATAAAAATATTCACAGGACGCACTTGGTGACTACGACATAACCAACATAAACCTGGGCCAAATTAATGAGGTACATGACGGAGATGCGGACACTAACAATAGCGCATTTTCCGACGAAAAATAACACGTGGTGTTAAATGGAATTCGTTTCAAAGTATAAGTCTTGTAAGATAACTACTAAAGTTGCAATCACGCTTTTGTATGCGATCATGTATACTTTATATCTTGAATCTATGTACTTTTAGCATGTTTTGGATGTGTATCAAACATTTCATACGATAATTACTCACGCTTACATTTACGCACGGGGCACTTAAAGTTGTACAATTGGCTTTTTGAATTATTTTCCTCATTTACACGATGTCACGGTATTATTGTGCGAAACGGTTTAACCATAAACGTAGGTTAAATCGCGACTTTATGTTTTATAAAGACATCatgtttccaaaataaaataaaaatcagttATAAAGAGAAATGTATACATTGCACGTGTTTTTATCGTCTTTTTTCCTTTGATCACCTAAATATGTACCAATACAGATAGGTACATGCAGGTTGCATATTTTTTAAAGCCGTCTATAAAATCTCCGTGTTTACGATCAATCATGCCTTACGTGCATCAAATCAAGAACGAAATATTTCATTATACAAAGCCTGCTGGAAACAAAGTGATGGTTTGTTTGTAATGTCTTAATACTAGTTGCGGCTCTCGATATCATTGGGTGTTTGCTTTTATTTATCTGCTCTTAAGTTGTGTTAAATGCATCAaattgttaaatgtttctttcaACATTTGGTCATGATTATCCTTGCTTTGTTTGTTGAAAACCAAAACGTAGAGCCGGAAGAAAAGTCAAAATAAGCCATCACACTTATCTTTGTAAACCGATATCAACAAAGCACTTATTAAATCGTAAAAACGTAattctatgtttaaatatgtcaaaaataGTTTGTTCAGTCGTGGGAATGGAATGAACCTATAGTCAACTGCAGCAGCAAAGTGTGAAGCTAAATTGTGATATGATACAAAAGAGCTATACGAATATGTTTACATCAGATAAGAAGTATTTTAATGGTTTTCTGAATAAAATTATATAGCCGACAatgtcgtaacatatttatgacCGATTTGAATAGAAACAAACGAATTTACGATACAATTGCAGACATATTGTCTTCAAAAACTCATAACCAAATAATGTGCtgaatacaaacattttaacattgattgTCCCTTAAAAATACGTATCATATTAAGCTTAAATATAGACAGCTTAACACTTTTTGCAAAACACAAAGCAACACAAAATACATCACACGTGCCAATAAATCCAACTACGTACCGGATTTTACCCATCAACTGCTCTTTGTTTTTTAACCAGTGTATACATAGCAAACATTATACTATGCCCTGGTATATTCATGTATAAATGAACATTTACATAATATCTACATAATACAATTTCATGAACATCACACATACTTACATCAATtgtaataaaacaataccggTTGACCGGCATAGGTTTAACACCCGTTTGTCCGCGttagttgaaacctatttattttagctcgatagcatctaaagccttaggcttatttgaaacgctttctattacatttcctgggactagaaccaaaACTTGGGTGTCTATGGAAGAGATCTTAAGTACGCTCCCacattggggatcgaacccatggactcccggtcgctaggcggacaccatatccactaggcCACTGCCAGCGTCATGGTTGTCCGGCCGTCAGCTAATCGCAATCCTGCGAATTCTAAAAATGTCGGAATATACTTGGATGGAATAAATTTATGAAGAGCAATGTGAGGATTAGGCATCACCATTTTGTGCACCTTTAAAAAAATCCGCCTGGACGCCAACAAGAAAGAATGACACAAATTTCTAGTTTGTGCCATTAAATAATTGCATGGCCAATGGCAACTTAAGTTATTAAGTAATGTGGCTTGGTCTGCCCCGTTATCCTCGAATGCGTACGAGCTAAGCTTactagaattgttttacgaaataAAGACATGTAATTAacgaattattttattaatattatggcTTCAAGTATTCGGAGAGAGGCCATTAAGCCCACCTATCtaactttttgtttttgttattgtataaCTTTACGACgtcaatttgtttttgtttcagtgAAACAAGTATTTGCTATAAATTCAGGCAAATAATTTTGGTAGTAATTGTCCGAATTTAAACTAAATGCGGTAGCAGATTCATCAAATTAATTCTGTAGTCAACTTTAAGAATAGACAGATTTCGCGATGTCGCTGTATTCATGACAGTAAGTCAGTATTTCTGATCTTAATTTTCTTTTCGTCATGTGAAACAGGTGATTTACCTGGCTCACAAACTATTGACGGGCCTATTTCAATGAAACGATTAATAAGAAAAAACTCGCTTAAGCGTATGCGATTAACATGAAAGCAATTAAAAAATCTCTGGTAATATTGTCTTCATTTTGTTATATACTAAGCATTCCTTCCAACATGTTCCCTAAGCCGTATGACCGTACTGCCTGGCATATTAAAGCATATGGCGCCTTTTTGTGTATTAGGCCATTTTAATAAGTAAATGCTGTCAGGAGTAGTGATATGATTTTGCCTATGGAGTAGAGAAATACATCCATATAGTATATGGTTAGTGTGGTTGACAACTTTCtcatgttaaacaataaaaatgtgtgtCACGTCAACGAGACAACGAGAGTCAACTAAAGACAAAGGATTTTAAAAGaattggagacttttctaacttgaatatctcagtaatgagttaatatttttatttaaagtttcacaTGTGATTCtttgactatattctgtgcaagattacgataaaatcattcatcaaTGACAATCAGGCGCTTTTGCACGTTAGGTAtgtgtggtttcatctttttgcactcGAAagtggtgaaacgcgatataattctaatcttatttcaatttcttcatttaagttgggttgatacaccaggaatacataaaaataatttaaaaatcgaTACACCTCGTATTCaatttcaggagcgcaacagCCCAACCGGCaagttgcaggctaccttccccacttgctgaagcagtcaaatgatcacatgtacgattttacaaaatatttacactTAACTGAAATATTTCAGTTCGAAATATTCTGCGTTCTAAAAGTCATCAAGTGTAGTTCAGAACGCTATATAATTCAATTTAgcttcaatttcatcattctaggtgggtgtttacaccaggaaaacataacattaattagaaCAACACTATGGCTCGTATGTGCGCAATGTTacaagccggtcggtcattaagacgtgtaagaTAATGCGTTTAACagttcacattattattttacgatgtacgatttgcgATTTTTACttcttcaattatttttttttaatttgctatgtttgatattttattgttgatcGATTTCAATATAATATACTTGGATTATTAGAAATGTGTTGAATTAGTCTgtgtccaaatttcaacaaaatccgttcaaaAAAAAGGAGCTATATTGATTCaaatacgtgttgcgttagaaaagtctccaagtgtacaccAGAAGATATGTAGATGTTGCCTCAGAATTAGTACTACCATTTGTCAAATTTCCATTTTTcattacaaaattacaaaaaatttgTTTAACAATTACAACAGTtagaatattaatatttatatcggAAAGATATATGTCAGCATTAGTAAAATTCAGACGTGGAGTTGCTCCACATAGATTGGAAACATGAAGATATTAGAATTATTTACTTATCAAATTTTCAGAAATGACCGTTTTGTAGATGTTTATGGGCTTGATAAATCATTTGATACTCTAAATGACCacgttaaataatatttttgttctcaaagtaaatcatattaaaaagaatctgtaaatgttgtgtatatattttaaaagccAATACTAACCTaggttatcttttttttaataaggtTACAAATGCCTTTAAAGTTTTAATACCAGCTTGAATCATGTTTTTATAGTTAATGTCCTGTTGTGTGCATCGCCCTTTATAGTAAACGCAGTTTGTCGGCGATGGATAAGCATTGGTTTATAAGGTTTTCTGTAGTGTTTTTATTCCTTaatattaatcaatatatttttttattgttttatcgtATCGTTTCATTTGTCATATAATAAAGGTTTATGATCATTATCACATATTTACTTCAACAATGAATTCTACTAATTTTGCACGTTTCAGTCACTGCAACTTTTAAGACAAATTCTTTATAGACTAGTATGACAATACATAATATTCACTACTAGATTTTATAATATAACACgaacactatttatttaattattatatttactacAAACAAAGTATATATGATATTTATAGGAAATATTGATGTTATGCAAATATACACATggataaataaatttataaaactgATTTTTACAAACGAACTACCTACCTTAACGTGAAGGATATAACATTTTTACACCAATGTATATAATGGAAAGTTTCATAAATGTAtaagtttattgaattaaaagtatattgtttgttaactacatgtaatgACATTACAAGCGACATAATTTCAGAACTTAGTAACAGCATATGTTTCATCGTTACTTTCATCCTCAATTGTTGTGAATGCTCTGACGTTTGGAACCAACATTTTGTCATACGTTTCAGAGGCGTCAGTGGCATATTTGTCCACGTTACGAAGATAACTATATTCATTTAAAGGTAAAACCTTATCTTCAACGTTGGTGTGATCGTATGTCTCGAAATCAGTATCTTGCACTTTTTTGCTGTTCCCTGGTACATTTGACGCATCTGTTTGCCCACATCCAAGTTGTGTTTCAAGAACATATAATTTGTGTTCGGTCCTTTGTCCGGGGACTGATTTGATGCTATAATATGGGCCTGCGTATGAATCAGTGGGGTAGTTCTCATCAATAGTGGAATAACATTGCTCCGCGTTACAATCTGCAGCATTCGGCTTTTTATCAGATACCTTGTATTGGTCGTATTGGTCTGTGGTCCCAATGTTTATGAGCTGTTCATTTTGCAGGTTAGTAACACTCTCATCAACGGTTCGTTGTAACCCACTTTTACCATACGTGCGATTTTCAAACCCCGCTGACTCTTTATTGCTTTTATGTTTTCTTCTGAATAAATAGggatatattattataaaaaaataataatgcggAAGACCGTCATACAGATTCGTAAACGAACAGGGGTGCAATCCTCGGATTGGTTGTCCGGCGCTTTACCACCTGAGCTAGCCGGCCAACTGAGCTAGACGGCCAACTGAGCTAGACGGCCAACTGAGCTAGCCGGCCAACTGAGCTAGACGGCCAACTGAGCTAAACGGCCAACTGAGCTAGACGGCCAACTGAGCTAGACGGCCAACTGAGCTAGACTGCCAACTGAGACAGACGGCCAACTGAGCTAGACTGCCAACTGAGCTAGACGGCCAACTGAGCTAGCCGGACAACTGAGCTAGACGGCCAACTGAGCTAGCCGGACAACTGAGCTAGACGGCAAACTGAGCTAGACTGCCAACTGAGCTAGCCGGCCAAATGAGCTAGCAGGCCAACTGAGCTAGCCGGCCAACTGAGCTAGACGGCCAACTGTCCTAGCCGGCCAACTGAGCAAGCAAGGCAACTGAGCTAGACGGCCAACTGAGCTAGCCGGACAACTGAGCTAGACGGCAAACTGAGCTAGACTGCCAACTGAGCTAGCCGGACAAATGAGCTAGCAGGCCAACTGAGCTAGCCGGCCAACTGAGCTAGACGGCCAACTGTCCTAGCCGGCCAATTTAGCAAGCCAGGCAACTGAGCTAGACGGCCAACTGTCCTAGCCGGCCAACTGAGCTAACCGGTCAACTGAGCTAGACGGCCAACTGTCCTAGCCGGCCAACTGAGCTCAACGTATAATTGATGGTGATAATTATCGGAATCTGTTTCTGCACAttgaaatataacaatttattttcagTTTTCAATAATATGTAATACAATTAGACGAAAGCAATAAGGGAAATTGTGCAATATGGTTTTAcctgaatataattataattgcacTGACGACGGCAGCAACGAAAATAATGACTCCAATAATACTAAAAATGATGGCGTTCGAATCTGAAAATGTATTATCATAATAAGTTTTTATTGACATATCAACTTCATCTTCTTATTGACTTTTTGTTAGATTTTTTGCTTTGAATCTTCATAACATTCAAATATCATTGTTACGAACATTGTatcaaaaatgtataaataatactaaatagtttatataaaaaagataaaatgctTAAGAAATTACCTTTGACAGGGGCTGTTGTTGTGCTTGGCAACACTAGCGGTGTATTAGAGCTAGTATCCACCACCGAAGAACACGACACGTCTATTTGACCGCTACTAGAGGAAACTAAAATGTGTTGTGTAACGTATTAATATTATAAGAAAATGTTCGATTCACGGCTTATAAAGATTTCAATGTTACTTAATAACTAATTAGTTCAATCACTTTTTATTCATTGCATTGTGCCATACTGCATTACTACCGGTGGACAATTTGATTTATTATTCTTTCAATTAAACTCCTATCGAGTTTTTAGAATGTattacacacacatacacacacacacacacacacacacacacacacacacacacacacacacacacacacacacacacacacacacacacacacacacacactcacacacacacacacacacacacacacacacacacacacacacacacacacacacacacacacacacacacacacacacacacacacacacacacacacacacacacacacacacacacacacacacacacacacacacacacacacacacacacacacacacacacacacacacatatatatatatatatatatatatatatatatatatatatatatatatacatgatattATAAGCttgtcaaaattaatattgaaactaATATAGTTAACTTAAACAAATAACGTCAATTTGAAATAATCACTCTACCTTTATCTACATGTATTTCCAAGCAAAATGATTCGTGTAATAATACATTCCTGCTTCGCATG contains:
- the LOC127849789 gene encoding uncharacterized protein LOC127849789; this encodes MAQFSSSSGQIDVSCSSVVDTSSNTPLVLPSTTTAPVKDSNAIIFSIIGVIIFVAAVVSAIIIIFRRKHKSNKESAGFENRTYGKSGLQRTVDESVTNLQNEQLINIGTTDQYDQYKVSDKKPNAADCNAEQCYSTIDENYPTDSYAGPYYSIKSVPGQRTEHKLYVLETQLGCGQTDASNVPGNSKKVQDTDFETYDHTNVEDKVLPLNEYSYLRNVDKYATDASETYDKMLVPNVRAFTTIEDESNDETYAVTKF